DNA from Mesorhizobium sp. DCY119:
GGAAATCGTCGAGAAGTTCCGCGCTGCCGGCTTCGAACCTGAAGCCTACACGCTGTACTCCTATGCCGCGACCCAGGTCGTAGCACTGGCTGCTGCGGCTGCCGGTTCGAACGATCCGGAGGCAGTTGCCAAGGCGATCAAGGAAAAGGGACCGTTCAAGACGGTTCTGGGCGAGCTCTCCTTCAACGAGAAGGGTGACCGCACCGACGCCGACTATGTCGTCTACCAGTGGAAGAAGGGCGACGACGGCAAGTACAACTACTTCCAGCTCTAAGGTTTTATACCTTGCGGAAATGCCCGGCGTTCGCGCCGGGCATTTTTTCTTGCTTCAAATTAAATCGATTGAAATTAGTTCTTCGATTTGGGTTGCACTGCAGCAATTTCCCGCTAATCATGCGCCGGCCAATTTCCCTCGGTGTATGGAGCCTTGCTAGTGCCCATTTCGAAGATCCTCGTCGCCAACCGTTCCGAGATTGCCATTCGCGTGTTTCGCGCGGCCAATGAACTCGGGCTGAAAACGGTCGCGATATGGGCCGAGGAAGACAAATACTCGCTGCACCGCTTCAAGGCCGACGAGAGCTATCAGGTCGGGCGCGGGCCGCATCTCGCCAAGGATATGGGGCCGATCGAGAGCTATCTGTCGATCGAGGAGGTGATCCGGGTCGCCAAGCAGTCCGGCGCGGATGCCATCCATCCCGGCTACGGCCTGCTTTCGGAAAGCCCCGAATTCGCCGACGCCTGCGCCGAGGCAGGCATAACCTTCATCGGGCCCAAGCCGGAGACGATGCGCCGGCTCGGCAACAAGGTGGCGGCGCGCAATCTGGCCATCGAGGTCGGCGTGCCGGTGGTGCCTGCGACGGAGCCGCTGCCTGACGACATGGAGACGGTCAAGAAGCTTGCCGCCGGGATCGGCTACCCGGTGATGCTCAAGGCTTCCTGGGGCGGCGGCGGGCGCGGCATGCGCGCCATCCGCTCGGAGGCCGATCTCGCCCGCGAAGTGACGGAAGGCAAGCGCGAGGCCAAGGCTGCCTTCGGCAAGGACGAGGTCTATCTCGAAAAGCTGATCGAACGCGCCCGCCATGTCGAGGTGCAGGTGCTGGGCGACACGCATGGCAATGCGGTGCATCTGTTCGAGCGCGACTGCTCGATCCAGCGCCGCAACCAGAAGGTCGTGGAGCGCGCGCCGGCACCCTATCTCGACGCCATCCAGCGCGGCGAGCTTTGCGACTACGCGCTGAAGATCGCGCGCGCCACGAATTACATCGGCGCAGGCACTGTCGAGTTCCTGATGGATGCCGACAGCGGCAAATTCTACTTCATCGAGGTCAATCCGCGCATCCAGGTCGAGCATACCGTCACCGAGCAGGTGACCGGTATCGACATCGTCAAGGCGCAGATCCACATCCTCGATGGTTTTGAGATCGGCAAGCCGGAATCGGGCGTGCCTTCGCAGTCGGAAATCCGGCTGAATGGCCATGCCATGCAGTGCCGCATCACCACGGAAGACCCCGAGCACAATTTCATTCCCGACTATGGCCGCATCACCGCCTATCGCGGCGCGACCGGCTTCGGCATTCGCCTCGATGGCGGCACGGCCTATTCGGGCGCGGTCATCACGCGTTTCTACGATCCGCTGCTTGAGAAGATCACCGCCTGGGCACCGACGCCGACCGAGGTTATCGCCCGCATGCACCGTGCGCTGCGCGAGTTCCGCATCCGCGGCGTGGCGACCAACCTGACCTTCCTCGAAGCGATCATCACGCATCCGAGTTTCCACGACAATTCCTACACCACCCGCTTCATCGACACGACGCCGGAACTGTTCGCGCAGGTGAAGCGGCAGGACCGCGCCACCAAGCTGCTCAACTATCTGGCCGACGTGTCGGTCAACGGTCACCCGGAAACGCGCGGCCGCCCGGCGCCGAAGGAAGATGCGGCGGCCCCGATTGTGCCCTATCTCAACGGCAAGGTTCCCGACGGCAGCAAGCAGCGCCTCGACGCGCTCGGGCCTGAAAAGTTCGCCGCCTGGATGCGGGACCAGAAGCAGGTTCTGGTCACCGACACGACCATGCGCGACGGCCACCAGTCGTTGCTGGCGACGCGCATGCGCACCCACGACATCGCCCGCATTGCCGGCACCTATGCCCGCGCATTGCCGCAGCTGCTTTCGCTGGAATGCTGGGGCGGTGCGACCTTCGACGTTTCCATGCGCTTCCTGACCGAAGATCCCTGGGAGCGCCTGTCGCTGGTGCGCGAGGCGGCACCGAACCTGCTGTTGCAGATGCTGCTGCGCGGCGCAAACGGCGTCGGCTACACCAACTATCCCGACAATGTCGTGCAGCATTTCGTCAAGCAGGCCGCCGATGGCGGCATCGACCTGTTCCGCGTCTTCGATTGCCTGAACTGGGTCGAGAACATGCGCGTCGCCATGGATGCCGTGCGCACTGAGGGCAAGCTCTGCGAGGCGGCGATCTGCTACACGGGCGACATCCTCGACCCGGCGCGGGCGAAGTACGATCTCAAATATTATGTTGGCCTCGCCGGCGAACTGGAAAAGGCCGGCGCGCATATCATTGCCGTCAAGGACATGGCCGGCCTGCTCAAGCCGGCAGCGGCGCGCGTGCTGTTCAAGGCGCTGCGCGAGGCGACCGACCTGCCGATCCATTTCCACACGCATGACACCTCCGGCCTGTCGGCGGCGACCGTGCTTGCTGCCGTGGAGAGCGGCGTCGACGCTATCGATGCGGCGATGGATTCGGTGTCCGGCAACACCTCGCAGCCTTGTCTCGGCTCGATCGTCGAGGCGCTGAAGGGCGATCCGCGCGATCCTGGCCTCGACCCGCAATGGATCCGCCGCATCTCCTTCTACTGGGAAGCCGTTCGCAACCAGTATGCCGCTTTCGAAAGCGACCTCAAGGGGCCGGCCTCGGAAGTCTACCTGCATGAGATGCCGGGCGGCCAGTTCACCAATCTCAAGGAGCAGGCGCGCTCGCTCGGCCTTGAGACGCGCTGGCACGAGGTTGCCCAAGCCTATCACGATGTCAACCTGATGTTCGGCGACATCGTCAAGGTGACGCCCTCGTCCAAGGTGGTTGGCGACATGGCGCTGATGATGGTCAGCCAGGACCTGACGGTGGCCGATGTCGAGAACCCCGACAAGGACATTGCCTTCCCGGATTCGGTCGTCTCGATGCTGCGCGGCGATCTCGGACAGTCGCCCGGCGGCTGGCCGAAGGCGTTGCAGAAGAAGGCGCTGAAGGGCGAGAAGCCGATCACGGTGCGCCCCGGCTCGCTGCTCAAGCCCGCCGATCTCAAGGCCGACCGCAAGGAGATCGAGGAGAAGCTTGGCCGCGAACTCAGCGAATTCGAATTCTCGTCCTGGCTGATGTATCCGAAAGTCTTCACCGATTTCGTCGGCGCGCAGGACACCTACGGTCCGGTCAGCGTGCTGCCGACGCCGGTCTATTTCTACGGCATGGCCTCTGAGGACGAGATTTTCGTCGACATCGAAAAGGGCAAGACTCTGGTCATCCGCTGTCTCGCCATCGGCGATGTCGATGAAAAGGGCATGGTCACGGTCTTCTTCGAGCTCAACGGCCAGCCGCGCCGCGTGAAGGTGCCGGATCGTGCGCATGGCGCCTCGGCCGCCAAGGCCCGCCGCAAGGCAGAGCCGGGCAACGAGGCCCATGTCGGCGCGCCGATGCCGGGCGTGGTCTCGACGCTGGCCGTGGCTGCAGGGCAGGCGGTAAAGGCCGGCGACGTGCTTTTGTCGATCGAGGCGATGAAGATGGAAACCGCGCTCCACGCCGAGCGCGACGGCACCATTACTGAGGTGCTGGTAAAGGCCGGCGACCAGATCGACGCGAAAGATCTGCTCATAGCCTTCGGCTGAGAGACCGTTCGCTAATTCTACCCTGCCGGTAAATGCGCCGGCAGGCAGAAGTTTCAAACGACTTCCAACTCTTGCCGCATTGGCACGAAATAAGCGGACCGGACAACGCGGCTGGCCCAACGTTTGGCTATGCCTTATGCGTTGACAAGAAATTAAACCGATTTAATTGTCGCTAAATCGCAAATCCGGACGCAGAATCGCTTATGAACGCAACGAACACGATCGCTGCCGCGAAGAAAGGCCGCTGGGCAGTTGCCGCTGCTTTCTTCGCCAATGGCTTCATCACCGGAAGCTGGGCGCCGCAGATTCCCGTTTTCCTGACGCGGCTCGAGATCAGCGAATTCACGCTCGGCCTGCTGATCCTGGTGTTCGGCGTCGGCGCCATCGCCTTCATGTCGTGGTGCGGTCATCTTATTGCGCGTCATGGCTCGCGCAGCGTCATGCGCTGGTTTGGCGCTGCCGCCACATTTGGCCTGCTGATCGTAGCACTCGCGCCGAATGTGCCGCTGGCCGCGCTCTCGATGTTCCTGTTCGGCGGCGTCATCGGCGGTCTGGACGTGGCGATGAATTCCAATGCGGTGGCCGTCGAAAAGAAGCTCTCGCGGGCAATCATGTCGTCCTCGCATGGCTTCTGGAGCCTTGGCGGTTTCGTCGGCGGCGGCATCGGCGGCATCGCAATCCAGACCTATGGCTATCTCGCCCATGCGGCGGGTGTAACCGTGGTAGCGCTTGTCCTCCTTGGATTTGCGCTGCGCTACCTCGTCGTCGAGGACAGGCATGTCGCGGCTGAGCATCGCAAGTTCACATTGCCGAGAAATCCGGTGATCTACCTGGTTGGCGTGATGGCGCTGTTCTCGATGGTCCCGGAAGGCGCCGTGCTCGATTGGGCAGCACTCTATCTCAAGCAGGAACTCGGCGCGGATATCGCAACAGCCGGCTTCGCCTTTGGCTGCTTCGCTGGCACCATGGCGCTGGTGCGCTTCATGGGCGATGCGGTGCGCAACCGCTATGGCGCGGTGACCACGCTCAGGGTTTCCAGCCTGATCGCCGCTGCCGGCATGCTGGTGGCAGGCTTTGCGCCGACGCCATGGATTGCCATCGCTGCCTTCGCCTTCTGCGGCCTCGGCATTGCCAATATGGTGCCGATCGCCTTCTCGGCTGCGGGCAACCAGCCCGGCATGTCGGCGGGCGCCGGCATGAGTGTCGTCACCACCATGGGTTATTCCGGCATTCTGGTAGCGCCGTCGGCCATCGGCTTCATCGGCGGGCACACCGGCTTTGCGCCGGTGTTCGTGGCGGTTTCGGCGCTGCTTGTTGTGGTGTTCCTGCTTGCCGGATTGGCGCGCTCGGCAGATTTCGTACCTGCGGCGCAGCCTGCCGAATAGTTTCGGGTTTCAAGCCCATACAAAAAAGCGCGCCGCGTGATGCGGCGCGCTTTTTTGTTGCAGGCGGCTGCCTGTCAAATTCGTCCCATCAGAAGCAATACGAGCAGCACGACGAGGATAATGCCGACGATACCGGATGGGCCATAACCCCAGGCGCGCGAATGCGGCCACGCGGGAACCGCGCCAATCAGGATCAGAATGAGAATGATGATCAGAAGTGTTGTCAGCGTCATGGCAATTCCCTCGTCTGGAGTGTTGCAATGAACTGACAATGCGCAATCGCGCCACATTGTTCCGCCGGCTACGAAACAGCGGCCGTCCCGGGCACCCGGGACGGCGCTTTCGCTTCGCTTTATTCGGCGGCCTTGGGGTAGGTGACCGGCTCGG
Protein-coding regions in this window:
- a CDS encoding MFS transporter; amino-acid sequence: MNATNTIAAAKKGRWAVAAAFFANGFITGSWAPQIPVFLTRLEISEFTLGLLILVFGVGAIAFMSWCGHLIARHGSRSVMRWFGAAATFGLLIVALAPNVPLAALSMFLFGGVIGGLDVAMNSNAVAVEKKLSRAIMSSSHGFWSLGGFVGGGIGGIAIQTYGYLAHAAGVTVVALVLLGFALRYLVVEDRHVAAEHRKFTLPRNPVIYLVGVMALFSMVPEGAVLDWAALYLKQELGADIATAGFAFGCFAGTMALVRFMGDAVRNRYGAVTTLRVSSLIAAAGMLVAGFAPTPWIAIAAFAFCGLGIANMVPIAFSAAGNQPGMSAGAGMSVVTTMGYSGILVAPSAIGFIGGHTGFAPVFVAVSALLVVVFLLAGLARSADFVPAAQPAE
- a CDS encoding DUF3309 family protein, which codes for MTLTTLLIIILILILIGAVPAWPHSRAWGYGPSGIVGIILVVLLVLLLMGRI
- the pyc gene encoding pyruvate carboxylase — translated: MPISKILVANRSEIAIRVFRAANELGLKTVAIWAEEDKYSLHRFKADESYQVGRGPHLAKDMGPIESYLSIEEVIRVAKQSGADAIHPGYGLLSESPEFADACAEAGITFIGPKPETMRRLGNKVAARNLAIEVGVPVVPATEPLPDDMETVKKLAAGIGYPVMLKASWGGGGRGMRAIRSEADLAREVTEGKREAKAAFGKDEVYLEKLIERARHVEVQVLGDTHGNAVHLFERDCSIQRRNQKVVERAPAPYLDAIQRGELCDYALKIARATNYIGAGTVEFLMDADSGKFYFIEVNPRIQVEHTVTEQVTGIDIVKAQIHILDGFEIGKPESGVPSQSEIRLNGHAMQCRITTEDPEHNFIPDYGRITAYRGATGFGIRLDGGTAYSGAVITRFYDPLLEKITAWAPTPTEVIARMHRALREFRIRGVATNLTFLEAIITHPSFHDNSYTTRFIDTTPELFAQVKRQDRATKLLNYLADVSVNGHPETRGRPAPKEDAAAPIVPYLNGKVPDGSKQRLDALGPEKFAAWMRDQKQVLVTDTTMRDGHQSLLATRMRTHDIARIAGTYARALPQLLSLECWGGATFDVSMRFLTEDPWERLSLVREAAPNLLLQMLLRGANGVGYTNYPDNVVQHFVKQAADGGIDLFRVFDCLNWVENMRVAMDAVRTEGKLCEAAICYTGDILDPARAKYDLKYYVGLAGELEKAGAHIIAVKDMAGLLKPAAARVLFKALREATDLPIHFHTHDTSGLSAATVLAAVESGVDAIDAAMDSVSGNTSQPCLGSIVEALKGDPRDPGLDPQWIRRISFYWEAVRNQYAAFESDLKGPASEVYLHEMPGGQFTNLKEQARSLGLETRWHEVAQAYHDVNLMFGDIVKVTPSSKVVGDMALMMVSQDLTVADVENPDKDIAFPDSVVSMLRGDLGQSPGGWPKALQKKALKGEKPITVRPGSLLKPADLKADRKEIEEKLGRELSEFEFSSWLMYPKVFTDFVGAQDTYGPVSVLPTPVYFYGMASEDEIFVDIEKGKTLVIRCLAIGDVDEKGMVTVFFELNGQPRRVKVPDRAHGASAAKARRKAEPGNEAHVGAPMPGVVSTLAVAAGQAVKAGDVLLSIEAMKMETALHAERDGTITEVLVKAGDQIDAKDLLIAFG